A stretch of Babylonia areolata isolate BAREFJ2019XMU chromosome 23, ASM4173473v1, whole genome shotgun sequence DNA encodes these proteins:
- the LOC143297671 gene encoding uncharacterized protein LOC143297671: MFKAANKDSASPPTSIAPAQVGSSCLSSQAATLRVTSEGLNIVGDGGVLGTGKQSSSQQKQKQKFFATRSADGNWNLLMAPTSDPSRLFLVQPAPGHKFQMTGGKVRMESSDSVAESNAANGSSANGCEEDASSHLSTTETAEPSPGTSKSIAVPVAQLKASSSVSLMSSCTSSVSSSAGTTAASVEPVLFNPPEHKKPTFFKSRTAKDREALKASAQHALGKFMNRKGNKCPGNMQAGQSSKQGKKGRSPGNSKPHKTVSSSLLASDVPSTFPPMATCSNTPVPRRESTTTVSSLQTSASSSTSVMHSSSLSLVSNSRQAISVHDSSLDLSPSSSPTQNTINTSTSGNADHVSTFTQQSGTSDDITGDEDTHNMAADNTEMETLFEQDSRRQSEEGMCGDVEDIREANSNSAVENPSMNTDYKTGESLEHCDCSGDEQKAKAVYVLKDALNTGGEPPPSNLSDVQQQCSAADSFPEDRSPRPTINSVDAFGDTSGESPKDVTPDVLHGVESISDKLSNQLNEAFQVLESGDSCQFQIQKQVEHSKLTRSCNPQNSGEGSRNVSVSLNNEKIQHKAPERKECSDFSSDTDDYDFVFSDAELETKTKSAEESVAHDDTVSGNTKHDSIPLIPTAHKDSIDQVDVVTETQQECSKLDGNQDSELTPLNPETNTGKTATEHQSHSGMQVLHSEKFSKENDSLDLRHNKVCEEKESTEENLNDSHEFSETQDRVNEYKLSENKAAGVFHDETLACADKRTEPSFIGDSDPIAAEVVSGHTHAGNTTSVVHGCIQKKRKKRKSELDVLIESSSQDFQILEEFQSSGQIPADTDMVEMTQQENPAKKRKKRKNELDYLLEMQMVETGVPEIPDGVGNGESEKDAEMVHTSAFTSGIQDAGNRGNKQKKKKKKKLKICINLNEAKSTDVTSDEQPIDEDTSASVSQSTGIANSEPHSDDKNCSDSQGLSQTDQEQCRSYQNEPEHIHLSENSDTFNCDEILKLQSSEPTTDKTKKKSKKKKRLKIVFGSNQVTSTRVIPSSANVEIGSLDDVDSMSKRNVDDSVRTLQSETLPDFENPEQNNSLTDVTQPKKKRKKRLNELQTLIHDQKAYATHTDTLTTNTNDSNSENNSEPIFDVDKDETHEPDVTKSFTSQKHHLSERNGLEISTTPVETGEQTSTEALRKSSQDTHEQQLKKDAPSVQVQKKTALHSVKGKVDKPKKKARKLKVTTAGAILMPPVTQATDTDVMRIEGVETGSTGNTDLDFSLTTDASQSDEPGRLMDAPNGSESEDEEARYNRAMKKMLTSRSFGKWELVRMFGSPFVVLERLSDQDVYFMSRRFRNARVSSRARCSDHCRLRTLGYLCELNLIDCKPPPMSPQPFSESPRNATGEPPRKKKRKRKQKEGCELNDNTEEKKKKKKKRNLNSQGKGSDGDSDVVIVTDSPNKTTNSAPALQENTITTSATSLLPSFPSASFGRIRIARDIGQNVVSSNQAITPASPCLITVAPTAPSRTSLLPQIYSIPSLPSASRPSGLPQVFAISPLGTAISSANKIIPVLVNTTSSSLKDATRASLTQAISNSLCKTRLVTTRPAAPVAAPSVPSISAHTASLLPKGPLLVQASADPQTSSVLPKGPLIIQATVPPLSDTVQPKGPLMVQAATVQPKGPLMVQAAPVQPKGPLMVQAATVQPKGPLMVQAATVQPKGPLMVQATTVQPKGPLMVQAANVQPKGPLMVQATTVQPKGPLMVQATTVQPKGPLMVQATPVQPKGPLMVQATVASSTAPAAQGSTSTAKQFLVVQMGDKRMFVPTASLSTPSTTPTVLTTTVAATTTVAPTPCLLQPSAVSLGAVSVQQSAAAVPTIITAPATGVQQQAAPLIPGSMARFVLSNRRPATPSTPRTGPTASTLLFARGTRPNQAWTGPRTVDSQRRLMVTPGSQPQGVRVVLSGANPLSSGTRFTVSSSRGGVFVSSRQPTSVVRAASPRQSRPGKRMMTEEERLRKRARLEKKYPLPPGVVIKTEPVTRGYNDEGKTTQANSSARVVVSTVPVASSSRTHVNLTQPIPVLSAFRGPIVIRQTVPASSSIPRSTSLIGPLIIRMPNAPPNTSTFSASCATSTVTATTASSLLSSLNRTCISTSASLPLTYSLLSGNIRATTATTPSSNVTVVSSTSVVSHLPPQTSAESRRSVNQVPVSLPSASSSVPIAQNDNDDDAIYIVDSPPAVHTSEIDNTSSSHSESSAVERVTPVPTTSCGTSDVTSSSCTSAGPVPVSSAAAVSVATTVVFTSQSPIMLTSPMPSTSTSAPSSRMASLGAMWARQVTESPDSAPSIDTSSLKAERLQRLKDFLAKQMENMGDERRQKALQAIHHQFSQTGSPAENVSEGHSEPVEENSSMSDSEHWRPETANKSIEGSESVADCEFTTIAKEKEGTAGGSGDILILTAEDLAGERDSETKDSEDLREEDADCSAAEVEHVSDRQGSDLSQQEKPEPSGVNGTDISEDTVRIQGADQTGENPQAATAGERDSGGCESGVTQDENVSQVHSVSVQESSSDLSGDTRCKQKADNGKGCGSVDILADTSEYSVNPPSEPSCTAVSEGGDSGALHSQVTDDSQGDSAEMNNGTDQSETGRTDSDKCLSSDSQTKES, translated from the coding sequence ATCCAGTCAAGCTGCAACGCTGAGGGTAACTTCCGAAGGCCTGAACATTGTTGGTGATGGAGGAGTGCTTGGCACCGGGAAGCAGTCAAGCAGtcagcagaaacagaagcagaagttTTTTGCCACCCGCTCTGCTGATGGCAACTGGAACTTGCTGATGGCCCCCACGTCTGACCCATCCCGCCTCTTCCTTGTTCAGCCAGCGCCAGGTCACAAGTTCCAAATGACTGGAGGAAAAGTTCGAATGGAAAGTTCGGATAGTGTTGCGGAAAGCAACGCTGCTAACGGGTCTTCAGCCAATGGTTGTGAAGAAGACGCTTCTTCACATCTGTCCACCACAGAGACTGCAGAACCTTCTCCAGGAACTTCCAAGTCCATTGCTGTGCCTGTGGCTCAGCTCAAGGCGTCTTCTAGTGTCAGTCTGATGTCTTCGTGCACTTCGTCCGTATCCTCGAGTGCTGGGACAACTGCTGCATCTGTTGAACCAGTTCTTTTCAATCCACCAGAGCACAAGAAACCAACTTTTTTCAAATCACGCACTGCAAAAGACAGAGAAGCTCTGAAGGCTTCTGCCCAACACGCCTTGGGAAAGTTCATGAACAGGAAGGGTAATAAATGCCCTGGAAATATGCAGGCAGGACAAAGTTCCAAACAAGGAAAGAAGGGCAGGTCACCTGGGAATTCAAAACCACACAAAACGGTTTCCTCTTCGTTGTTGGCTTCAGATGTACCAAGTACATTTCCGCCAATGGCGACCTGTTCTAATACACCTGTTCCACGTCGTGAGTCCACCACTACTGTGTCATCCCTACAGACGTCAGCATCGTCATCTACCTCAGTGATGCATAGTTCCTCATTGTCATTGGTTTCAAACAGTAGACAAGCAATATCGGTGCATGATTCCAGTTTAGATTTGTCACCATCGAGCTCTCCAACACAAAACACTATTAACACGTCCACTTCAGGCAACGCTGACCATGTTTCCACCTTCACACAACAGTCAGGTACATCAGACGACATTACTGGTGATGAAGACACCCACAACATGGCAGCAGATAACACCGAAATGGAAACACTTTTTGAGCAAGACTCCAGAAGGCAGAGTGAAGAAGGCATGTGTGGTGACGTTGAAGATATAAGAGAAGCCAATTCTAATTCTGCTGTGGAAAACCCGTCAATGAATACAGATTATAAAACTGGTGAATCGCTTGAACATTGTGATTGTTCTGGAGatgaacaaaaagcaaaagcagTCTATGTTTTAAAAGATGCTTTAAATACGGGTGGGGAGCCGCCCCCTTCTAATCTTTCTGATGTTCAGCAGCAATGTTCAGCTGCAGACAGTTTTCCAGAAGACAGAAGTCCTCGCCCAACTATCAACAGTGTTGATGCTTTTGGTGATACGTCAGGAGAGTCCCCAAAAGACGTGACACCTGACGTATTGCATGGTGTTGAATCCATTTCTGATAAACTATCCAATCAGCTCAATGAAGCATTTCAAGTTTTAGAGTCAGGTGACTCCTGTCAGTTCCAGATTCAAAAACAGGTGGAACATTCTAAGCTGACACGTAGTTGTAATCCTCAAAATTCTGGGGAGGGATCAAGGAACGTCAGTGTATCATTGAATAATGAAAAGATACAGCACAAAGcaccagaaagaaaagaatgttctGATTTTTCTTCAGACACTGATGATTATGACTTTGTTTTCTCTGATGCTGAATTGGAAACAAAAACTAAGTCTGCTGAGGAATCCGTTGCTCATGATGATACAGTGTCCGGAAATACCAAGCATGATTCCATTCCACTTATTCCCACAGCACACAAAGATTCCATTGATCAAGTTGATGTTGTGACAGAGACTCAGCAAGAATGCAGCAAACTGGATGGAAACCAGGATTCTGAATTAACACCTTTGAATCCAGAGACGAACACCGGGAAAACTGCTACAGAACATCAGTCACATTCTGGAATGCAAGTTTTACATTCAGAAAAATTTTCCAAGGAAAATGACAGTTTGGACCTTAGGCACAATAAAGTAtgtgaagaaaaagaatcaactgAGGAGAATCTAAATGACTCACATGAATTTTCAGAAACCCAGGATAGAGTGAATGAATACAAACTTTCTGAAAACAAAGCAGCTGGTGTTTTTCATGACGAAACATTGGCCTGTGCTGATAAACGTACAGAACCATCTTTCATTGGAGACTCTGATCCCATAGCTGctgaagtggtcagtggtcacacACATGCTGGAAACACCACTTCAGTTGTACATGGGTGCATTCAAAAGAAACGGAAAAAGAGGAAGTCTGAGTTAGATGTACTAATAGAATCTTCCAGTCAAGACTTTCAGATCTTGGAAGAATTCCAGTCGTCGGGACAGATTCCAGCAGATACTGATATGGTTGAAATGACACAACAGGAGAACCCggcgaagaagagaaagaaaagaaaaaatgagttGGACTATCTTCTAGAAATGCAGATGGTAGAAACTGGTGTACCTGAGATCCCAGATGGGGTGGGGAATGGTGAATCAGAAAAAGATGCAGAAATGGTTCATACATCAGCATTCACTTCAGGAATACAGGATGCAGGGAATCGTggaaacaagcagaagaaaaagaagaaaaagaaattaaagataTGTATTAACTTGAATGAAGCAAAGTCCACAGATGTTACCAGTGATGAACAACCCATTGATGAGGACACATCTGCCAGTGTTTCACAGTCCACAGGCATTGCCAATTCTGAACCGCACAGTGATGATAAAAACTGCAGTGATTCTCAGGGGCTGTCACAGACAGATCAAGAACAATGCAGATCTTATCAGAATGAACCAGAACATATCCATTTGAGTGAAAATAGTGATACATTCAATTGCGATGAAATTCTTAAACTACAGAGTTCTGAACCCACCACtgacaaaaccaaaaagaaaagcaagaaaaagaaaaggttgaaAATAGTGTTTGGTAGCAACCAGGTGACTTCAACAAGAGTTATACCTTCGAGTGCAAATGTAGAAATTGGTTCACTTGATGATGTAGACTCTATGTCAAAACGTAATGTCGATGATTCTGTCAGAACTTTGCAGAGTGAAACTCTGCCTGATTTTGAAAACCCCGAACAAAATAATTCACTAACTGATGTCACACAgcccaaaaagaaaaggaagaagagactgAATGAACTGCAGACTCTAATCCATGATCAAAAGGCATAtgctacacacacagatactttgACGACGAACACTAATGATTCTAACTCTGAAAATAATTCAGAACCCATTTTTGATGTGGACAAAGATGAAACACATGAACCTGATGTGACGAAAAGTTTCACATCACAGAAGCACCATTTGTCTGAAAGAAATGGGTTGGAAATATCTACAACCCCTGTGGAGACTGGTGAACAGACCAGCACGGAAGCCTTGAGAAAATCGTCACAGGACACACATGAACAGCAACTAAAGAAAGATGCTCCATCTGTACAGGTGCAAAAGAAAACTGCACTGCACTCGGTCAAAGGCAAGGTTGATAAACCAAAGAAAAAGGCGAGAAAATTGAAGGTCACCACAGCAGGGGCCATCTTAATGCCTCCAGTAACACAAGCCACTGACACTGACGTGATGAGGATTGAAGGTGTAGAAACGGGTTCAACAGGAAATACAGATTTGGACTTTTCTTTGACAACAGATGCTTCTCAGTCTGATGAACCTGGCCGTTTGATGGACGCTCCAAATGGCAGTGAaagtgaagatgaagaagcaAGGTACAACAGGGCTATGAAGAAAATGTTGACAAGCCGTTCATTTGGCAAATGGGAACTGGTCAGAATGTTTGGTTCTCCGTTTGTTGTATTAGAACGGCTTTCTGACCAAGATGTGTACTTCATGAGCAGGAGATTTCGCAACGCCAGAGTAAGCAGCAGAGCACGCTGTTCGGACCATTGCCGCTTAAGGACTCTTGGTTACTTGTGTGAGCTGAATCTCATTGATTGCAAACCACCACCCATGTCTCCGCAGCCGTTTTCTGAATCACCAAGAAATGCAACTGGGGAAccaccaagaaaaaagaaaaggaaaagaaaacaaaaggaaggcTGTGAGTTGAACGACAAcacggaagaaaagaaaaagaagaagaaaaaacgtaaCTTGAACTCACAGGGAAAAGGCAGTGACGGAGATTCTGATGTCGTAATTGTAACAGACTCGCCAAACAAGACAACGAATTCAGCACCAGCCTTGCAAGAAAATACGATTACAACTTCTGCAACAAGTTTACTGCCATCTTTTCCAAGTGCCTCATTTGGTCGCATTCGAATTGCACGAGACATAGGACAAAATGTGGTTTCCTCAAACCAAGCCATCACACCTGCAAGTCCATGTCTGATAACTGTTGCCCCAACTGCTCCAAGTAGGACATCTTTGTTACCTCAAATTTACTCCATTCCTTCACTTCCTAGTGCAAGTAGACCATCAGGCCTGCCGCAAGTTTTTGCCATCTCTCCTCTAGGTACTGCAATCAGCTCAGCCAACAAGATCATCCCTGTTCTTGTgaacaccacatcatcatcattaaaggaTGCCACTCGAGCTTCACTCACACAAGCTATCTCCAACTCACTTTGCAAAACCCGACTTGTAACCACTAGACCAGCAGCACCTGTAGCTGCACCATCTGTTCCTTCAATTTCGGCTCACACTGCATCTCTTCTTCCAAAGGGACCACTTCTAGTTCAGGCATCTGCAGATCCCCAGACATCTTCTGTTCTGCCGAAAGGGCCTCTCATCATTCAGGCAACTGTACCACCTCTCTCCGACACTGTGCAACCCAAAGGACCCCTCATGGTCCAGGCTGCCACTGTGCAACCCAAAGGACCCCTCATGGTCCAGGCCGCCCCTGTGCAACCCAAAGGACCCCTCATGGTCCAGGCCGCCACTGTGCAACCCAAAGGACCCCTCATGGTCCAGGCCGCCACTGTGCAACCCAAAGGACCCCTCATGGTCCAGGCCACCACTGTGCAACCCAAAGGACCCCTCATGGTCCAGGCCGCCAATGTGCAACCCAAAGGACCCCTCATGGTCCAGGCCACCACTGTGCAACCCAAAGGACCCCTCATGGTCCAGGCCACCACTGTGCAACCCAAAGGACCCCTCATGGTCCAGGCCACCCCTGTGCAACCCAAAGGACCCCTCATGGTCCAGGCCACTGTTGCATCCAGCACTGCTCCAGCAGCTCAGGGCAGCACTTCCACAGCGAAGCAGTTCCTTGTGGTGCAGATGGGAGACAAACGGATGTTTGTACCAACAGCTTCCCTCAGCACTCCCTCCACGACTCCAACTGTCCTGACCACCACCgttgctgctaccaccaccgTCGCACCCACTCCTTGTCTTCTTCAGCCGTCTGCAGTCAGTctgggtgctgtcagtgtgcaaCAGTCTGCCGCTGCTGTGCCAACAATCATAACGGCACCTGCCACAGGTGTGCAGCAGCAAGCCGCGCCCTTGATCCCTGGCAGCATGGCAAGGTTTGTGTTGTCCAATCGTCGCCCTGCCACACCTTCCACTCCCAGGACAGGGCCCACTGCATCTACTCTCCTCTTTGCCAGAGGGACAAGACCAAACCAAGCATGGACAGGTCCTCGCACTGTGGACAGTCAGAGGCGTTTGATGGTTACTCCTGGTAGCCAGCCACAAGGTGTCAGAGTGGTTCTGTCAGGTGCTAATCCTTTATCTTCAGGAACCAGGTTCACAGTGTCAAGCTCTCGAGGTGGGGTGTTTGTCAGTTCCCGCCAGCCCACTTCTGTAGTGAGGGCTGCTTCTCCTCGCCAGTCCCGCCCTGGGAAGAGAatgatgacagaagaagaaagactgaggAAGAGGGCGAGATTGGAGAAGAAATATCCCCTACCACCTGGTGTGGTCATCAAAACAGAACCTGTCACTCGTGGCTATAACGATGAGGGAAAAACTACTCAGGCTAACAGTTCTGCACGTGTAGTCGTGTCCACAGTTCCTGTTGCTTCTAGCAGCCGAACGCATGTTAATCTGACTCAGCCCATCCCGGTCTTGTCAGCCTTCCGAGGTCCCATTGTTATTCGGCAAACAGTGCCTGCCAGTTCTTCCATCCCACGCTCCACCTCTCTGATAGGACCACTCATTATAAGGATGCCCAATGCTCCTCCGAATACCAGCACTTTCTCTGCCTCCTGTGCAACCAGTACTGTAACTGCTACCACAGCTTcgtcccttctttcttctttgaaccGGACATGTATATCCACCAGTGCATCTCTTCCATTGACATATTCCTTGCTTAGTGGGAATATTCGTGCAACTACGGCTACAACTCCATCCTCCAATGTGACTGTCGTTTCTTCCACATCAGTTGTCTCACATCTTCCACCCCAGACAAGTGCAGAGTCAAGAAGATCCGTCAACCAAGTGCCAGTTAGTTTACCTTCGGCATCGTCATCAGTGCCCATTGCccaaaatgacaatgatgatgatgcaatcTATATTGTGGACTCGCCTCCAGCAGTACATACTTCCGAAATAGATAACACGTCCAGTTCCCATAGTGAGTCTTCAGCTGTTGAGAGAGTTACACCAGTACCGACCACGTCGTGCGGAACATCAGATGTGACATCCTCATCATGCACCTCAGCTGGACCTGTCCCAGTATCATCAGCAGCTGCTGTGTCTGTTGCCACAACTGTTGTGTTCACTTCCCAGTCGCCTATCATGCTGACCTCGCCAATGCCATCCACCTCCACGTCAGCCCCGTCCTCCAGAATGGCTTCACTGGGAGCGATGTGGGCTCGTCAGGTCACAGAGTCCCCAGACAGTGCGCCTTCCATTGACACCAGCTCCTTGAAGGCAGAGAGGTTGCAGCGCCTGAAAGATTTTTTGGCAAAGCAGATGGAAAACATGGGGGATGAACGGCGGCAGAAAGCACTTCAGGCCATTCATCATCAGTTTTCTCAGACCGGGTCTCCTGCTGAGAATGTTTCTGAGGGACATTCTGAGCCAGTTGAAGAAAACTCCAGCATGAGTGATTCTGAACATTGGCGCCCTGAAACCGCGAATAAAAGCATTGAAGGTTCAGAGAGTGTTGCAGACTGTGAGTTCACTACAATAGCAAAGGAAAAGGAAGGCACGGCTGGAGGCTCCGGAGACATTTTGATTCTCACAGCTGAAGATCTTGCTGGAGAAAGGGACTCGGAGACTAAAGACAGTGAAGACTTGAGAGAGGAAGATGCTGACTGCAGTGCAGCAGAGGTTGAACATGTCAGTGACAGGCAGGGCAGTGATTTGTCTCAACAGGAAAAACCTGAACCAAGTGGTGTGAATGGTACTGACATTTCAGAGGACACAGTGCGAATACAGGGTGCTGATCAGACGGGTGAGAACCCGCAAGCGGCAACGGCAGGTGAACGTGATTCAGGTGGTTGTGAGTCAGGTGTAACTCAAGACGAGAACGTCTCTCAGGTGCACAGTGTCAGTGTCCAGGAATCTAGTTCGGATTTGTCGGGAGACACAAGATGCAAGCAAAAGGCAGATAATGGAAAGGGTTGTGGTAGTGTTGACATCTTAGCTGACACCAGTGAATATAGTGTGAATCCCCCAAGTGAACCCTCCTGCACCGCAGTGTCAGAAGGTGGGGACAGTGGTGCTCTTCATTCTCAGGTCACAGACGATTCCCAAGGGGACTCCGCAGAAATGAACAATGGCACAGACCAGAGTGAGACAGGGCGTACTGATTCTGACAAGTGTCTGTCAAGTGACAGTCAGACCAAAGAATCCTAA